DNA from Arthrobacter sp. FW305-BF8:
GTCTTCCGGGGGAATGCCCTGGAGGGCGCATCACATCACTCAGGAATTCACCGCCGACCCTTCACAGGGAGGGGTCCGTGACGCCAGGAGGAAAGAGATGGAAGGGAACAAAGCCGTTGCCTACAAGGGACCCGGCAAGGTGGAAGTCATCGATATCGACTACCCCACATTTGAACTTAAGGACGGGCCGGGCGTAAACCCGGCCAACGTGGGGCGCAAGGTGCCCCACGGTGCGATTATCAAGACGGTGGCCACCAACATCTGCGGCTCGGACCAGCACATGGTTCGAGGACGGACGACGGCGCCGCCCGACCTGGTGCTGGGCCACGAAATCACCGGTGAAGTGGTGGAAGTGGGGCCCGGTGTCGAATTCATCAAGGTGGGCGACCTGTGCTCCGTGCCTTTCAATATCTCGTGTGGCCGTTGCCGGAACTGCAAGGAGCGCAAGACCGGTATCTGCCTTAACGTGAACCCGGACCGGCCGGGCAGCGCGTACGGCTACGTGGACATGGGCGGCTGGGTGGGCGGCCAGGCCAACTATGTGCTGGTGCCGTACGCGGACTGGAACCTGCTCAAGTTCCCGGACAAGGACAAGGCCATGGAGAAGATCCTGGACCTGGCCATGCTCTCGGACATCTTCCCCACGGGCTTCCACGGCGCGGTGACGGCGGGGGTCGGCGTCGGGTCCACCGTATACGTCGCGGGTGCCGGTCCTGTTGGACTGGCAGCGGCGACGAGCGCGCACCTGCTGGGTGCCGCCGTCGTGATTGTGGGCGACATGAACAGCGACCGGCTGGCGCAGGCGCGCAGCTTCGGCTGCGAGACCGTGGACCTGACCAAGGGCGGCCCGCAGGAGCAGATTGAACAGATCCTGGGCGTGCCCGAGGTGGACTGTGCCGTGGATGCCGTGGGCTTCGAGGCGAAGGGCCACGGCCAGGGCGCCAAGGAGGCGCCGGCCACCGTGCTGAATTCGCTGATGGAAATCACTGCGGCGGGCGGCGCGCTGGGCATTCCGGGGCTGTACGTGACGGGGGACCCGGGCGGCATCGACGAATCTGCGAAGAAGGGTGCGCTGAGCCTGAGCCTCGGCACCGGCTGGGCGAAGTCGCTGAGCTTCACCACGGGCCAGTGTCCGGTGATGAAGTACAACCGGCAGCTGATGATGGCCATCCTCAACGACCGCGTGAGCATAGCCAAGAACGTCAACGCCAAGCCGATTCCGCTGGACGAAGCACCGAAGGGGTACGCCGAATTCGACGCCGGCGCCGCCACCAAGTACGTGCTGAACCCGAACGGATACCTCAGCTGACGTAGGTGCGGCGGCGGGGACACGCGGGCGGCCCGGCCCCAGAGGATGGGCCGCACGCGGTCCCCATTGCCGTCGTCGGCGAGTAGGGCCAGACTCGTGGAAAGACGGGCCCAGCCACAGGAGGAGATCCATGAACAGCCAACAGGACGAAACACCGCTCGAAGTGCCGGACGTTGACGCGTTTGAGCAGCGCCAGTCGGCGGGCGGGGAGTCCGGGGACGAGGAACAGCGGCCATTGCCCGAGGACGTTCCCGAGGCGGATGCCCTGGAGCAGCGGACCCCGCTGAGGTCCAACGGACCGGCCGCCGCCCCCGATCTCTCAGCCGAGGAAGCGGCCGAGGCCGACGCCATTGAGCAGGCCGCGGGCACGCCCGGCAGCGACGAGGACGACTACCCGTTCGCGAGCGAGGTGCCGGAGGAGGGCTGAACCGGCCGTTTGGCGGGCTCCCGGCTACGGTGCCGCCGGTTCGGTGCGGCCGGTTACTTGCTGCCGGCCACCGTGCCTCCGCACTGGGCCAGGACGGAGGCCATCGCGGTTCGCTCGGCCTGGGTCACCCACAGCTTGTACTTCGCCTTGACCGAAATCTGCCGCGCGACGTACGGGCAGCGGTAGGCCTTGCTGCTCGGCAGCCAGGTGCCGGCGTCGCCGTCGGACTTTTGCTGGTTGGCGGGGCCGGACGCGGCCAGCAGGTTGAGGGGATCGTTGGCGAAGGCCGTCCGCTGTGCCTTGCTGAGGCGCTGGGCACCCTTCTGCCACGCGTCGCTCAGGGCGACGACGTGGTCGATCTGGACTGCGCTGCTGGTTTTGCTGCCGCGCGTAAAGGCGATGGTGGTGGCCGTGTACGGATCTGCCAGGGAGCCGGTCAGGACGATGCAGTTCTTCGTTCCGGACTTGAAGGTTGTGGCTTTGAGGTCCCGGGCGAGGATGTCGTTGCGGGTGTCGCAGCCGTTGTGGTCCGTGTCCGACCATGCCGGGCCAAACTCTTCCCGGTCGTAGCCCGTTTTCGGTGCGCGTCCCTTGACCGGCAGGGTGGCAAGGAGGTCGGCTGCTTTGACGGCGTAGCCGGGCGCGTTGCCGGCCGGCCCGCCGGGAACAGCGTCCGACGACGGCTGCCGGGTTACGCTGATTGCGCCGCCGCAGGCGGTGGTGGCAAGGATGACGGCGGCAAGGGCGCCGGCTGCAAACCAGTTCCTTCTGCGGGGCGGTGCGTGGTGCAAGGCGGTGTACTCCCGTGGCGCTGGTTGTCGATTCAACGATCGATCGTACTGGCCGGGCGGGGTGAGCTGGCGGTGCCACGCGGAGGACGTCCTGAAACGCAGAGAGCCCCGCACTGCCTGACGGCGTTGTGCGGGGCTTCTCCTAGCGGCAGGACCACCTCGGATGGGGGATACGCGGTGGGCCTGTTCATAGGCTAGAGAAGTTTCCTGAAAATTGGCTAGGAATGTGCCAGCTTTCCGCTGGGCGTCTTTGGGTCCCCCGCATGGGCTCCTGTGAAGCTACTCGTCCTTGACTTCACCGTCGGGCTAAACCAGTGTTGAAACCGCACTGACCAGCAGGTTTTTCCCTCAAAGGAGATGCGTCATGACTCTTCCCGCAGGCCTGACCCCCGGCATCTGGACACTCGACATGTCCCACAGTGAAATCGGCTTCAGCGTGCGGCATGCCGGGATCAGCAAGGTCCGCGGGCGGTTCCGGGAAGCAACCGGCGAGGCTCATGTGCGGGATACCCTGGCCGATTCGTCGCTGCATGCCACCGTCAGTACCGCCAGCTTCGATTCCGGTGACGCCAACCGAGACGCCCACGTGCAGGGGGCGGACTTCTTCGACGTCGCGGAATTCCCGGAGATGACCTTCAAGGGCACTCACATCGACGGCGACGGCGAGGATTACACCCTGACCGGCGACCTCACCATCAAGGGCATCACCAAGCCCGTCGAGCTGGAGGTCGAGTTTACCGGCGTAGCTGTAGACCCGTTCGGTGCCACCCGCGCAGGCTTCTCTGCGGAGGCCGACATCAGCCGCAAGGAGTTCGGCCTGACCTGGAACGCGGCCCTGGAAGCCGGCGGGCTCCTGGTCAGCGACAAGGTGAAGATCAACCTCGAGGCCGCGCTGGTTAAGCAGGGATAAGCGCACCTCGGGTCCTCATGTCTGCCACTCCGGCCCGTCTCCCTGACATCCTCCGCGTGCTCGGTCGCGTGGACGCCCGCTGGGCGGACGTGACGCTCCCTTAGACGCACGCTTCGGGATGCCACGGAGACGGCAGGAAGCAAGGCCATGTCGAACCCTGTGAGCACCTGTCCGACCCAGGCGCCTCGTTTGAATGGGAGTCAGGAAAGCCGGGCGATGCTTCGCCTTACGGGGCGGGATGCTGTGCCGTCCGAGAAAAGTTCGGGTGATGCCGCCTGGATGCGCTTGACGTCCTCGAAGACGCCGCGCAGGTGCACGCGCAGCGAGCTGTCTGCTTCGGTGCGGTTGTTGGCCTCGAGTGCGTCCACCACGGCGGTGTGCTGTTCGATCAGGGTGGACACGGGCCGGGTGTCGATCAGGCTGAGCCGGCGGGCACGGTCCAGGTGGGCCTTGGCCGAGTTGACCGCGGTCCAGGCCGACTCGTGCCCTGCCAGGCGAAGGAGCTCGCGGTGGAAGTCCTCGTCGAGCCGGAAGAACTCCTCGACGTCGCCGGCGGCCTCTGCGTTCCGCTGTGCGGCCAGGATCTCCCGCAATCCGGCGAGCCCTGAGGCGTCCACCACCGCATCCTTGAGGGAGGCGCATTCAATGGCCTCGCGGACGAACTGTGCCTCCGAGACGCGGCCCAAATCCACGAGCGAGACGAACGAACCGATCTGCGGGAAGACCTGCACCAGCCCCTCTTCGCGCAGCAGGATGAGGCTTTCGCGCACAGGCGTCCGGCTGACACCCAGCTCCTGGGCGAGCTCGTTTTCGGACAGCGGCTCGCCGGGAGGGAGCTGCAGGGAAATGATGCGACGCCGGAGCGTATCCAGTGTCTGGTCCCGCACGGAGAGCCGCGGAGACTGCCCTTTTTCGGGTTTGCCGGTTGCCATGCATCCAGTGTAGCCATCGTTGACAAACTAGAATGGTAGTGCTTGTATGGTAGTCGATAGAGTGCGAAGACGAAGCAGAATCTTCTGCGAGCGCTCCTCCATTCGAGGCGTTGATCGGGTTCCCCCAGCCACATAGAAGGCCCGCGCACAAATGCCTCCTCACAGCACAGAACCTCCAAGGAAGAAGGACTGGAAATGCACGAACCAACTGCGGCATCGGCAGGCGCCGCCGCTGCGCTTCCGAAGTACGATCTGAAGAAGGTCCGGCGCACAGCGGCCGCATCATTCATCGGAACAATGGCGGAGTACTACGACTTCTTCATCTACGGCACAGCGTCGGCGCTCGTCTTTAACAAGATCTTCTTCCCTGAGATTGACCCCCTGCTGGGAACGCTTGCAGCCTTTTCGACCTACGCCGTCGGATTCTTCGCCCGGCCCTTGGGTGGCATCGTCTGGGGCCTCATCGGAGACCGGATCGGCCGGAAGAAGGCCCTCGTCTACACGTTGCTCATCACGGGTCTCGGCACATTTGCAATCGGTCTCTTGCCCACTTACGAAACGATTGGCCTGTGGGCGGCAGTGATTCTTGTCCTCGTTCGCCTGATCCAGGGATTCGGAGTGGGCGGCGAGCAGGGCGGCGCAGTGCTGCTCACAGCTGAGGCTGCCCCGCCAAACCGCAGGGGCTTCTTCGCGAGCCTGGTCCAGTTGGGATCTCCGGCTGCCTACCTGGTTCCCTCAGCCCTATTCGCTTTCCTGACCACTCAGCTGTCCGAGGAGCAGTTCCTTCTGTGGGGCTGGCGCGTGCCGTTCCTGCTCAGCATCGTTGTTGTTGCCGTCGGCCTGTACATCCGGTTGCGGGTCGATGAGTCGGAGACTTTCAAAGCGGTCAAGGAAAATGCCGCCTCACAGCAGGCGCCGATCAAGGTCATCTTCAAGAAGAGCCGCCGTGAAGTCTTTTTGGGTATGGGCTCCAAGTTCGTCGAGGCCGCGGTGTTCCCCTTTTACACGGTGTTCCTGGTCGCGTACTCCAAACACCTTGGCAATGACTCGGCATTTGTCCTCCAAGCCATCATCATCGCCATCGTTGCCGAACTCATCATGATCCCGGTCTGGGGGCACCTGACCGACCGCTTCGGACGCAAGAAGATCTTCCTGGCTGTGGCCGTTCTCAACCTCTTCCTGATCTGGCCTGCCTTCAGCGCCATTGCCAGCGGAGACCCACTCCCGATCATCGCGATCCTCATCGCCGGTCTGGCTCTGGGGCACGCCGGAACTTACGCACCGCAGGCTTCCTACTACCCCGAGCTCTTCCCGGTCCGCGGCCGTTACACCGGTGTCTCCATCGTGTGGCAGTTCGGAGCCATGATCGCCAGCGGTCCCTTCACGGTCGTTGCCACGGCGCTGCTCGCCGCCGGTGGTGGCTCGGTGACAGGCGTGGCTATCTATGTCTCAGTACTGATCCTGATCAGCGTCGTCTGCCTGGCGTTCCTTCCCGAGACTGCCCCAGGCAGGCTCGGAGGCAAAGAATATGCGGATTGGGCTCTCGATTCTCAGCCCTCCAACGACGGCAGCATCGACGCCGCCCACCGGGCGCCTCTCTCCTGACCCAGCTGACTCGCAGTAGTTGTCGTTTTGACGGCTCAAAACGACAACTACTGCGAGCTACTTGCAAGACCCGACACACTAAAGGACCCCACCAGTGAAGATCACCGACGCACGAGTAGTGGTTTCGTCGCCAGGACGGAATTACGTCACGCTCGTTATCGAAACCGAGGACGGGATTACC
Protein-coding regions in this window:
- the fdhA gene encoding formaldehyde dehydrogenase, glutathione-independent, with amino-acid sequence MEGNKAVAYKGPGKVEVIDIDYPTFELKDGPGVNPANVGRKVPHGAIIKTVATNICGSDQHMVRGRTTAPPDLVLGHEITGEVVEVGPGVEFIKVGDLCSVPFNISCGRCRNCKERKTGICLNVNPDRPGSAYGYVDMGGWVGGQANYVLVPYADWNLLKFPDKDKAMEKILDLAMLSDIFPTGFHGAVTAGVGVGSTVYVAGAGPVGLAAATSAHLLGAAVVIVGDMNSDRLAQARSFGCETVDLTKGGPQEQIEQILGVPEVDCAVDAVGFEAKGHGQGAKEAPATVLNSLMEITAAGGALGIPGLYVTGDPGGIDESAKKGALSLSLGTGWAKSLSFTTGQCPVMKYNRQLMMAILNDRVSIAKNVNAKPIPLDEAPKGYAEFDAGAATKYVLNPNGYLS
- a CDS encoding HNH endonuclease family protein, producing the protein MNRQPAPREYTALHHAPPRRRNWFAAGALAAVILATTACGGAISVTRQPSSDAVPGGPAGNAPGYAVKAADLLATLPVKGRAPKTGYDREEFGPAWSDTDHNGCDTRNDILARDLKATTFKSGTKNCIVLTGSLADPYTATTIAFTRGSKTSSAVQIDHVVALSDAWQKGAQRLSKAQRTAFANDPLNLLAASGPANQQKSDGDAGTWLPSSKAYRCPYVARQISVKAKYKLWVTQAERTAMASVLAQCGGTVAGSK
- a CDS encoding YceI family protein is translated as MTLPAGLTPGIWTLDMSHSEIGFSVRHAGISKVRGRFREATGEAHVRDTLADSSLHATVSTASFDSGDANRDAHVQGADFFDVAEFPEMTFKGTHIDGDGEDYTLTGDLTIKGITKPVELEVEFTGVAVDPFGATRAGFSAEADISRKEFGLTWNAALEAGGLLVSDKVKINLEAALVKQG
- a CDS encoding GntR family transcriptional regulator, which encodes MATGKPEKGQSPRLSVRDQTLDTLRRRIISLQLPPGEPLSENELAQELGVSRTPVRESLILLREEGLVQVFPQIGSFVSLVDLGRVSEAQFVREAIECASLKDAVVDASGLAGLREILAAQRNAEAAGDVEEFFRLDEDFHRELLRLAGHESAWTAVNSAKAHLDRARRLSLIDTRPVSTLIEQHTAVVDALEANNRTEADSSLRVHLRGVFEDVKRIQAASPELFSDGTASRPVRRSIARLS
- a CDS encoding MFS transporter, whose protein sequence is MHEPTAASAGAAAALPKYDLKKVRRTAAASFIGTMAEYYDFFIYGTASALVFNKIFFPEIDPLLGTLAAFSTYAVGFFARPLGGIVWGLIGDRIGRKKALVYTLLITGLGTFAIGLLPTYETIGLWAAVILVLVRLIQGFGVGGEQGGAVLLTAEAAPPNRRGFFASLVQLGSPAAYLVPSALFAFLTTQLSEEQFLLWGWRVPFLLSIVVVAVGLYIRLRVDESETFKAVKENAASQQAPIKVIFKKSRREVFLGMGSKFVEAAVFPFYTVFLVAYSKHLGNDSAFVLQAIIIAIVAELIMIPVWGHLTDRFGRKKIFLAVAVLNLFLIWPAFSAIASGDPLPIIAILIAGLALGHAGTYAPQASYYPELFPVRGRYTGVSIVWQFGAMIASGPFTVVATALLAAGGGSVTGVAIYVSVLILISVVCLAFLPETAPGRLGGKEYADWALDSQPSNDGSIDAAHRAPLS